The following DNA comes from bacterium.
TTGTCTTCGCCGAAGGGGGCAAGTCTTTGCACTGTAGCATAGGTTTTCTCGTTTATATCAACGTGTGAAAGCTCGGCGTCAACAACGAGTGCATCTTCTTGTGCGGACGCTCCCTCAGTTCGCAGAACCTTTTCTCCCGCCCGTAAAAATATTTCTCGGACACGATCCAGATGTTCCGGCTTTGTGGTAAATCCCCCGGCATGAGGATGGCCGCCGGCATCGGAAAAAAGTTCCGAATGGGCATGTACGGTCTCTACGATGTTAAAAGCGCCGAAAGCCCTGGCATTGCCGACAACGCGTCCGCCTTCTTCGTTCTCAACGGCCAAAATAACAGGTCGCGCCACTTCCTGCATGACGCGTTGGGCTGCGAGCCCCAGAACGCCGGGAACCCAGCTGGAGGAGCTTTCGAATACCACTGCGGGTTTTTGAGAATATTTTGAAACACGTTCAAGAACCTCTGCCACAATGATTTCGGTAACGAGCTGGCGCTCTCGATTCCGTTCATCCAGATGCCTGATGAGCAGCGGGATTTCTTCTTCTCTGTCGGTCGTAAGCAGACGGAAGCTGATGGAGGCATGTGCCATGCGTCCCATTGCGTTCAGCCTCGGGATGAGCGAAAAATGAACATCGCGAACAGAAAATCCTTCTTTTAGTTCGCAGAATTCAATAAGCGCACGAAGTCCCGGGCGTTGAGTTTTTGCAAGAACATCAAGTCCTTCTCGCACCATTGCTCTATTTTCATTCTTGAGCGGCATGGAATCGGCAAGCGTGGCAAGGGCGACAAGATCAAGAAAGCTTATAGCTTTTAGCTTATAGTTTATAGGAGAAGATGCGGTATTGGTATGTGAAAGAAGGGCGCATGCCAGCTTAAAGGCAACGCCGGTGCCGGCAAGCCCCGAAAACGGATAGCCCGACCCCGGATCTTTCGGATTCAAAATCGCGTAGGCAGGAGGGAGTTTGGCGGGCACGCTGTGGTGGTCCGCAATAATAACGTCAATTCCCCTTTCATTCGCCCAAGCTATTTCCTGAACATCGGTAATACCGCAGTCAACCGTGATGATAAGTTTGGCGCCTTCCTCACAGAGTTCTTCCAGATGCATCATCGACAAACCATAACCCTCCTTATTGCGATCAGGAATATGTACGTTCAGAAGATGCTCATATCCTAGATCCCGAAAGACCGTAAAAAGTATTGCGCTGCCGCACACGCCATCACAGTCATAATCCCCCCAAATAACGATCTTTTCTTTATTTGCAAATGCCGTATAAACCCGACTAACCGCTTTTTGCATGTCCGAAAATAAAAAAGGGTCGTGAAGATCCCGATCGATGCTCGGATTCAGAAAATTTTCTGCATCTTCGGCGTTCCGAATGCCCCTGTTCCATAAAAGTTGAGGAATGAGGGGCGAAGCGTCTTGTAATTCATTAAAAAATTCACTAGGCGCTTTCGGTGCTACGGTCCAGATCGATTTCATAGTATTGCTTGGGGAAACCCATTTCAACGCCTTAGAAGGGCGCTGCGGCACTTATCCGGGACAGATTTCATGCATTGAATACATTGAAGCTGTCCGCGAAATGCTCCCCCGGAACATTTCGCCCCCGCACCATCTAGTCCCCCCGGAGGGAATCGAACCCCCATCAACGCCTTAGAAGAGCGCTGCTTTATCCGTTAAGCTACGGAGGGAGACGCATGATTCTTTTTTATATTATATGAAAAAACTCTTTTCGTCGAGAAAAGAGGAGCGTAAAACTTAAGCTCACGCCGAATCATTAAAAAGGATTTCTTGGCATGCCGCTAAGTTGTTCTTCCAGGTTGCGCGGACGCGCTTCAATGCGATCAATGACTTTCTGGTAAAGCTGGGTATTGAACACGGTCTCCTGTGGCTTGGGGGGCCGGGTCGCAAAAAGCGGCGGATAGAAAAACTGATAAAAAAGAAAGGCGGCGTACCCGATGACAAAAATAAATGCGGCACCAAAGAGCAGGTCTCCGTGCGCGCGGACAAAGCGCGCCATGATATGTAGAGGAGTCGACAAAGATTTTTTAGGCGAGGACATAAAAATATTTTGAACTTATTTTGGCGCGTATCGGTTATGAACGCCTTTGGGATAAATTCCGAACCGCTAAAATTATGGCATGGCGTAAACCCGTATTCTGACGCTTGCGGCAATGTCACCCGAAGAAGATTTGAATGAGGTTGATTGATTTTGGCCAGACGCCGTGCCGTATGTTTGCATGCCTTTTATTGGTGAAAAAAGGGCTTGCTCGATATCAACGGCGTAAGCGAAATTTTCCAGGTGAGCTATAAATTCCATAAGGTGCTCAAACGACCCCACCAGCGTCAGTTGAAAGACAAAAGATGATTTTATATTTGCTCCGGCGACCAACGAAGGCTCGCTTATCAGTTGGATTTCCTTGTAAAGTTGGACTTCTCGTGCAAGATCTTCCATGGCCTCGATGAACGACACGAGATTCTCGGGATCAAGAAGCTGGGACCTGATAAGCTGGATATTCGCGCTGATGCGTTCAAATTCTGATTTTGTTGAAGAAAATTTCTCAACAGCACTCTCAAATCCTTCTAGGCGATAAAATAGGTCCTGGTAGCGTTCGGGAAAGCTCTGTAGGTGCAAGTATAAAGGCAGTATGACCCCAAGGATCATGCCGGCACCGACTACCAGCCATAGCGTGCTAAAAAGTATGACCTTATCTTTTCCGCTTAAATGCGTCATGAATGCGGGCTACTGTTTGGCTTTGGAAATAATGGTCAGTGAAAACGTGAAGGGAATGTCCGTTTCGCGAAGAAGATTGGCAAGAGGAAAATTAATGTCACCGTACCCGGAAGATTCTTTTTGTATCTTATCCCTCAGGAGGAGCAATTGGCTTCTCGTTGGCGCCATGCCCGAAAAAACTATTTTCTGCGCCTGTATATCAACGCTAAGCGTTGTAAGCTGAATAACCGGGGGAATAAGGGCGATCAAATCTTTGATTGCGCCAAATGCCCGCAACTGCTCTTCTTGGATGCGATTCATGCGCTCAATATCATTCTTGAAAAGACGCAATTGTCCTTGAAATTTGGTGATCTCCTTTACTTCCGACACGTTCGACAGATTGGCAATGCGTTGGTTGAGTTCGCGGACCTTCCACTGTCCAAAAAGCTCTTGGCCGAACATGAGCAGTGAAAGGAATAAGAGTAATAAGAAAAACATCTCGCCAAAAAACATGACGCGCCAGTTCAGCTCTTCAAATTGAAGATTTTTTTTCGCCTGCTCCGGTAGAAGGTTTATAGACATGAAATGGAATTAGTGTGCGCCTCCAAATTCGTGATATCCCCGCAAGGCAAGCCCCAGCGCCGTTGTGTAGCCAAGGGAATCTTTAAAGGGAAGCATCGGAACTTCGCGAAGAGGGGGGCGTAAAATATTTACCCAGGGATTCGCCAATAGAACGGCGATCTCCGCTTCCTGCGCAAGAGCGGCGGTAAAACCCGGGGTTTGCACGAAATCTCCACAAACAAGAATTTGTTTTACCTCTACGTGCAATTGGTGCGCATGCGCCGAATGAGTCTGAAAAAAATCGATATACTGGCGCGCGTATCCGGCAAGCGCTTTTATTGTCACTCCCATAGAAGAACTTGTGATATCCTTTCCCGCGATGGAGACGGAAGCGGTAAAACGCACCATGGAACCGGCATAAATAATGAATGTCGTCCGATGGTGCGCCACGTCAATGATCAATAAAATTTCCTCGCCGCCCGTCGGGGGAACGATGCTTCTGGCGGAGGAGAGAGCATCGACTTCAAATGCAACGGGCTTAAGGCCGACTTTTTCAAAAAGTGCGGCATAGCTATCCACCAAAACCTTTGGAGAGGCGGCCACAAGAATATCAAGGTGGTCATCGCCACTATGCCGAGCAATCTCCCAATCATAATAGACCTCGGCCAGAGGTAGCGGGATGTTCGCCTCAATCTCCCAAATAATCGCCTGGGTGATTTCTTCGGAAGCCATCTTGGGTAATTGTACGATACGGATGAAACTTTGGGGTTCCGGCAAAGACGCCATAACATACTTTGTGCGGATACTTCCTCCCTTGGCAGTCGTCAAAGCCTCTTGCAGGGCTGCTATGGTTTTTGGCACGTCGGTTATGGTGCCGTTCACCACCGCGCCTTCTTGAAGCGTCACGGCGGAGAAGCCTGCCAGCGTCAAAGAACCTCTTTCTTCTTTAAGATACGCGAGACGTATGCTGTGATCGGATATATCACATCCAAACGCCGACGGACGAACTTTAAATAATTTTTCGAAATGATTCAAAATTGCCATATATTTTCCTCTTCAAGGTTTTGTCATCGGCGAGTCTTGGTGCGCCTCTTGAGCGGTTTAGCGAAGTACGGGCAACAGAAATATGACCATGCGCTTTCCTTTATATTATTTCTCAAGATTTGTTACGACAAAGCTTGCTGATTTTTCGAAACTCAAGGGGGAGTCAACCCTTTACCAATGAGGGGGTTGGAACGGTGTTCCTGGGCGTCTTTCCATACATTGGAAACATGGTAGACGCCCATGAAATGGTCTCCCAGACCATTTCACCCCCCTTGGGCGATATGCTCCGGTGGAGCATATCGCGGGCAACTGCGATGTTTCTTGAAAATGTTCGGTTGCCCAGGGGGAGAAAAATCGGCAAGCGACGAGTAACAAATCTGCTACTCCACCTCTCTCCATTTCTGTATCACCCAGCTTGCGCCAGGACCCGAGGAGAACTGCGCATTGGCCAAGCCCTGTTGATAGGTGATGGTTGCCGTCTGACTTAATTGAAGCTTATACGATGTAAGTTCCGTTGCCGAGACGCCATTATGAAGATAGATGAGGCCGCTGGACGCATAAAAAATTGCTCCATCGGCGTTGTTGAGCAGGTCGATAGCCGAATCGTGGTCGGTACAATTGCCTGCCGGCACGCCCGTACATGAAGAGGTGGTGAGCAACATCAAATAACTGCCGCTCTGCCCCGAACCCCGAAAAGTACCGTTGTTGGCAACATGTATCCATTCGTCGGCAAGCACCGCTCCGCTCAACGAACCGTATCCCGCATCAAGCTGAATGGTCGAGCCGTTCGAAATATCAATGTATCCTTGCACATACACCGTGCCCTTGATGGTAAGCACCACGTTGTTTGTCGTGAGGATGAGATTGCCGTTGATGACCTTCGGACCAAGCGACGTGGAGGATCCCGGAGCGAAGTCTCCATTATACGTTCCGCCGCTAGCAGCATCCAGCTTCCACTGGTCGATCTGCCCCTGGGAAATAGGCATGTTTTGCGGAGGGGGATCTGCGGGAGGCGTGGTGGGCGTGGTGGTAACGCCGTTCACCGTACAGTTGCTGATACTATTATACGCCGCATCGCCCCCGATAGGCGAGGAACAATCCTCCAAGACATCCGTAAAAACGTCTCCGACGGCAGAGCTGTCAATAAAGATGGTGCTAAAAGCGCTGGAGGTGACGGTACTATTCTCAATGCGGTGGGCATGCGCGTTTCCTCCGATATCCACGTTATCGATCTTTGTTTCTATGCCTCCCATGAATATTTGAAAATTGAGATCTCCGCCCGCATCCGTCCACACCGGACTTCCGGCATTCCAGCTCGGAGACCATTTGCCAAGACCGTAGGGATACCCATTCATCGTATCAATGCCCATCACCCAGTAATTTGAGTTATCCTGGTTCGTATCAATAAGGAGCCAGTAGGTGGTGCCGGCGGTAAGCACGGGAGATGTAGCGAATGTCACATCGACCCAGGCGTAGGCTCCTGTCGCAAGATTTGCCGAAAGCGTTCCTGAAGCAAGCACGTCTCCGGGATTTTTCCCCGGGTCAGACCCGCTATTTGTGTTTATCTGCACTGTCGCATTCTGTGGAGAGCCGACTTTTCTGATATAGAGACGTATTTTGTTTATCGGCGCGGAGGTTGATGTTTGGAAGCTTTGCGCGATATCAACCTGGCTTTGGAGCGGCGTGCAGTTCGCATTGGCGCATCGGACAAAATTGAGATTATCTCCCGAAGCATCATTATACGAAGCGCGCCCAAATCCGTCCGAGCCCAGCGCAAGCGAGGTATAAAGACCCGTGTCGCCCGACGTGTCCGGAACCGCAATGGCTTTTGTTGAACAATCGGCATCGGTGCATCTGACGAATTTTATACTGCCGTTTGAGCCGTCGTAGGAGGTGATGCGGGCAAAGTCGTCTCCGCCCATCTTAATGGAACTGTACCGGCCCACATCACCACCGGAGTCCACGGCTGTAAGCACGCTGCCGGAACAATTGTCATTCGTACAGCGGGCGAATTTCAGATTGTCGCTTGTATCGTCATAGTAGCTGATGCGCGCAAAGCCGTCCGTGCCAAGCGCAACAGAGGTGTGCCACGCGATCTCCGAAGCTGCATCCACGATGGCAATAATCGGGGAAGAGCAGTTGTTGTCGTTACAACGAGCGAATTTTAGGTCGTCAAGTGTCTGGTCAATATAACTTATACGCGCCACGTTGTCCGAGCCAAGGACAAGAGCGGTGTACGTTCCCACATCATCTGCGGTATCGACCGCTCGAATGTTATTTGTGGTGCAATCCACATCGATACATCGCGCAAATTTGAGATCGCCGTCGCTTACGCTGTAATACGCGATGGAAGCGAGATCGCCCGCATCAAGCACTATCGATGAAAATTGCCCTACATCTCCGGTCGAATCCACCGTAGTGATATTCTTGGCTGTGCAGTCGGCGTTGGTGCAGCGGACGAATTTCAAGTTGCCGCCGGAATTATCATAGTAGCTGATGCGCGCAAAACCGTCAGAGCCCAGAGCCAGCGAAGAGAATTGGCCTACGTCTCCGGAAGATTCAACAACCGTGATGTTCTTCGCGGTGCAGTCGACGTTGGTGCAGCGGACGAATTCAAGATCTTTGTCACTGTTGTCGTAGTCATAGTAGCTGATACGCGCAAAACCGTCAGAGCCCAGAGCTAGCGAACTATGCTGTCCTGTCTTACCCGCCGTATCCACCGCGGTAACAACACTCCCCGTGGCAAGTCCAAAGAAAAAATCATCGTTATATGTTGTCCACTCCTGATTGGGCGTACTTTGCGTGCCTCCAGCAACCCATGCGTCTCCTGTAATTTGGGCGCCCGCAAGTCCCGTAATATTCCCGTTTGAGTAGACATTGCCTACGACCTTGCTGTTATTTTCCATAATAAGTCCCCCGTCACCGACCTGTACGCCGTAGTGGAATTCGACATCGGACGTGTTTTTGATAAGTCGCGCGGTAAGCCGCCTAATGTACGATGAAATATCTCCGGTTGAGGTGACGGACACATCGTTCCCGCCACCACCCGAAATGGTGACAACCGTACCGCCATTAAGCGCAAATGTCTCGCTTGAACTGTAGTTTTTGGCGAATTTTATGCGGTAGAGCACGTCCTCGAGACCCGATTCGCTTGTTACAATACTTTTAAGTGAACTGATCGTCTTGCGCGCGATGCGCTCATCGTTAAGCGACGAGAGTACCATAAGCGCCACCACAAAAAGCGAGACGGCAAATACAAGGATAATGATGGTTAATGACGCAAACCCATTTCTTTTCTCCAAATCAATTACCACAATTTGCGAATTGCGGATTGCGGATTGCGGATTGAATTTCTGATAAATCCGTAATACGTAATACGTAATTCAGTAATTTGCTCAATATCTGCGGAGTGTGACGGTCGTGGTTGCCGCAAATAAATCATTCTCGGATCCGCGAGAGAAGCGATGATGCGCGGAAAGCCCCACCCGCAGCGACTCCGACGTAGTTACCGGGTTAAGACGCACGATGCGGAACCCGTCTACCGTCACGCGATCGCTCGTAAGCGCTTTTGCATTCTCCGATTCTCGTTTTATGAACAATCTTCCGTTGTCAATATAAAAATCCACAAACGCTATGTCTTCCCCGGCCGGAGGGTTAATCGTTGTCTGCAGGGAGAGTTGAGACATATTTGAATTAAAGATGCTTGTGGGAGCATAGACTGCGCTGGCGAACTTTCCTTCATACAGCATTGTATCCAGAGCGACGGCAACGCTTGAGACGACTTCGCGCGAACGCGCACTTTTATAGCCACCGGTCAGCAGTTGCACCACCAAACCCACAATAAGCACAGAAAGCATGAGAAAGAGTGCCAAATAAATGAGAATTTCGTAGAGCGTGAAACCCTTCTGTTGTTCGTTATACAACATGCTGCGCATAACGTTTATGGCGCGTCCTGTTTGCGGAACTTTTGATTTTTGCTGTATCATTTTGATCTTTTGGTTATCTTTGTAGTATACCACGCGCACCTGGCTTATTCACAAGTAAAATTTTTCGTGTATACTATGCACCATGCTCATTGGCGTACACATTATCGTGGCTTCGGGGTTGGGTTCTCTGACGGAAAATCCCGCGATAGCCTTTGCCTTGGGAATTGCGAGCCATTTCATCGGAGACAAGATCCCCCATTGGGAATACTCTATTGCGCCTCTCGACGAGCTCAAACGCAAGTCCGTCGGCGAGAAACTTAGGACATGCCTGAAAAAAGATGTTTTTCGCGTATTGAGCTTCATCGGGCTTGAAATCGGCGGCGCATTTGTGCTGGTTTTTGCGATAGTTCATTACGTTGCTCCGCAAGCTCATTTTCTTCCTGTTCTTGCGGGAGGATTTGGCGGCCTTCTGCCGGACGTACTCTGGGGGTTTGCCGATAATTCCAAAAACAAAATCCTTCAAGCCTATCGTCGCCTCCATCACGCCTCGCATACTAAAGCCGAGAATGTATCCCTTCGCCACGGCCTCATCTGGCAACTTGCCGCCGTAGCCATAGCCATTATTCTCCTGGACCGCTAAGATCCTTCCCGAAAAACTCTCAACATGCATTCTATCAAAAAGCTCCGACGACCTCGGAGCTTTTCCGTATTATTGTCTACGATTCTACAGTTTAAGAAGCTTTCGAAATCCATTTTCCTCTTTTTGTTCAAATGGCCCCAACAGCACCCCGTTTAGACCGCTATTCTTGAAAATCTCTCCGGCTATACTTTGAACATCTGAGAAGCTGACCCTTTTGATACGTTCAATGATCTCATCCGGTTTACGAATCTGCTCCCGAACCGCTTCCTGCTCCCCAGCAAAAAACGCAAGCTCATCGGACGATTCCAGTCCCAGAAGAAGTTTTCCTTCCAGATAGTTTTTTGCCTTGCCGAGCTCATCTTCTCTCACGCCTTCATCGACTATTTTTTTATACTCCGCCAAAATAATACCCATCGCCTCCCCTGTCGCGTCTTTCTGCACGCCCACTTGCGTCACAAAATATCCCGAATCCGTGTAGAGATCGGATGTGGTTTGCACCGAGTAGGCAAGTCCGCGCTTTTCCCGTATCTCGGTGAATAGCCTGGAAGACGTCCCGCCGCCAAGAATGGTTGCAAGCACAGACAGCGCGTAGCGTTTTTCAGAGAACATGTCGCAGGAACGCACGCCCACCATAAGATGCGTCTGTTCGGTCTGTTTGGAATGCAAGAGGAACTTCGGTTCGTCTTGCGTTTCTACAACCTTCGGCTTTGTTCCGGCTTGGCGATCGGAAAGGCCTCCAAAATATTTTTCCACGGTTTTTCCGATATTTTTTTCGTCAAATTTCCCCGATACGACCACGGTCGTGTTAGGGGCGGTGTAGTGCCCAGAAAGATATTCGGTAAAATCTTCCCTTCTCATGCGCGTGATATTCTCTTTTTCCCCGGCGATGGTCCAGCCGGCAGGTATATCACCGTACAAAAGCTTTTCCCACAGATCGCCGATATGCTGCATGGGCGTGTCCAGATGTATGTTGATCTCCTCAATAATAACACCACGCTCTTTTTCTATCTCTTCCTGTAAAAAAAGAGAGTGCTGGTAACTGTCGGAAAGCATGTCCAGTGCAAGTTCCAAATGTTCATCTGCGGCCTTCACGTAATAGCCGGTGTACTCCTTGCTCGTGAACGCGTTATACTCGCTGCCGATGGAGTCCAGAAGCGTAGAGATGGTAAGCGCCGAGGGGCGCTTTTTCGTTCCCTTGAACATCATGTGCTCCAAAAAATGCGCTACGCCATTTGTTTCCTTGGTCTCATATTTAGACCCCGCGCCGACCATGACCAATGCGGTTACCGCCCGCGTGGTGTCCATGGGGATGGTAATAAGCCGAAGACCGTTTTTGAGAATAGCTTTGTTGAACATGATACTCACGCGAGCTTCTTTACGAGTAGTGCCTCAAGCTCCGCGATCTTCACCCGTTCCTGTTTCATCGTATCCCGGTCGCGTAGAGTCACGGTTTTGTCCTCAAGCGACTGAAAATCGACGGTGATGCAAAAAGGAGTGCCTATTTCATCCTGCGCAAAGTATCGCTTTCCTACATTGCCACGTGGGTCCCAGGCCACCATGAAGTTTTTACGCAGACCGTCATACACAGACCGCGCAAGCTCCACTAGCTGGGGTTTATTTGCAAGAAGCGGGAAAACAGCGACTTTATACGGCGCAAGTTTCGGTGGGAGTTTCAGCCAAACACGTTTTTTATCTCCCTCGGAATCTTCTCGGTATGCGTCAATCAAGGCCGCAAGCACCGAGCGGTCCACACCCCATGTCGGCTCGATCACATGCGGCCAAGAAGTCTGTCCCGTTTCCGCATCGCGATACGGCGCTTCTTTAAAATGATTCTTCAAATCAAAATCTCCCCGATAAGCAAGACCGTAAAGTTCGTCCCGTCCGAAAGGATAGTCATACTCAAAGTCTATGGTGCGCTTTGAATAATGTGCGCGCTCACCATCCGGAACTTCAAGTTCGTGGATATGGCTATCCGCAAGCCCCAGATCATCCGTCATCCAGCTCCACATCTCTTTTTTCCATGCTTCAAACCATTTCTTCCAATCTTTCTCTTCGACAAAGTATTCTATTTCCATCTGCTCAAATTCCCTGGTTCGGAAAATGAAATTTCCCGGCGTGATTTCATTGCGAAATGCTTTGCCGGTCTGTGCTATGCCGAACGGAAGGTGCCTGCGCGTCGTGTCCAACACCTGTTTAAAATCAACGAACATGGCCTGTGCCGTCTCGGGACGGAAAAAGACCTCGTTCGCTTTCTCTTCCGCGGGACCCAAAAATGTTTTGAGCATTAGGTTGAATTGGGTGGGGTCCGTGAAACTTTTCTCCGCATCGCAATTCGGACACTTTAACTCTCCCCGCTTCCGTTGGTGCAGGAGAAGATGGTCCACGCGAAATCGCGCGTGGCACTTTTTACATTCCACCAACGGGTCGGAGAAGTTCTGCAGATGCCCGCTTGCCTCCCACACTTTCGGATTCATGATAAGCGCCGCGTCAATGCCCACCATATCGTCTCGACGCTGAACAAAGCGTTTCCACCAAAGTTGCTTGATGTTATTTTTCAACTCTACCCCCATCGGGCCGTAATCCCAGGAATTAGCAA
Coding sequences within:
- a CDS encoding pitrilysin family protein; translation: MFNKAILKNGLRLITIPMDTTRAVTALVMVGAGSKYETKETNGVAHFLEHMMFKGTKKRPSALTISTLLDSIGSEYNAFTSKEYTGYYVKAADEHLELALDMLSDSYQHSLFLQEEIEKERGVIIEEINIHLDTPMQHIGDLWEKLLYGDIPAGWTIAGEKENITRMRREDFTEYLSGHYTAPNTTVVVSGKFDEKNIGKTVEKYFGGLSDRQAGTKPKVVETQDEPKFLLHSKQTEQTHLMVGVRSCDMFSEKRYALSVLATILGGGTSSRLFTEIREKRGLAYSVQTTSDLYTDSGYFVTQVGVQKDATGEAMGIILAEYKKIVDEGVREDELGKAKNYLEGKLLLGLESSDELAFFAGEQEAVREQIRKPDEIIERIKRVSFSDVQSIAGEIFKNSGLNGVLLGPFEQKEENGFRKLLKL
- the recJ gene encoding single-stranded-DNA-specific exonuclease RecJ, whose product is MKSIWTVAPKAPSEFFNELQDASPLIPQLLWNRGIRNAEDAENFLNPSIDRDLHDPFLFSDMQKAVSRVYTAFANKEKIVIWGDYDCDGVCGSAILFTVFRDLGYEHLLNVHIPDRNKEGYGLSMMHLEELCEEGAKLIITVDCGITDVQEIAWANERGIDVIIADHHSVPAKLPPAYAILNPKDPGSGYPFSGLAGTGVAFKLACALLSHTNTASSPINYKLKAISFLDLVALATLADSMPLKNENRAMVREGLDVLAKTQRPGLRALIEFCELKEGFSVRDVHFSLIPRLNAMGRMAHASISFRLLTTDREEEIPLLIRHLDERNRERQLVTEIIVAEVLERVSKYSQKPAVVFESSSSWVPGVLGLAAQRVMQEVARPVILAVENEEGGRVVGNARAFGAFNIVETVHAHSELFSDAGGHPHAGGFTTKPEHLDRVREIFLRAGEKVLRTEGASAQEDALVVDAELSHVDINEKTYATVQRLAPFGEDNIEPKFLLRGLAIAYVRAVGNGERHLKLRLLSSARSSRPASNIEAIGFGLGGRIKELSRGSTVDVIAKLSQNFWNGRDAIELQLVDLDPGSRTP
- a CDS encoding glycine--tRNA ligase, with amino-acid sequence MKKSEQQNDLMAKIASLAKRRGFVFPGSEIYGGLANSWDYGPMGVELKNNIKQLWWKRFVQRRDDMVGIDAALIMNPKVWEASGHLQNFSDPLVECKKCHARFRVDHLLLHQRKRGELKCPNCDAEKSFTDPTQFNLMLKTFLGPAEEKANEVFFRPETAQAMFVDFKQVLDTTRRHLPFGIAQTGKAFRNEITPGNFIFRTREFEQMEIEYFVEEKDWKKWFEAWKKEMWSWMTDDLGLADSHIHELEVPDGERAHYSKRTIDFEYDYPFGRDELYGLAYRGDFDLKNHFKEAPYRDAETGQTSWPHVIEPTWGVDRSVLAALIDAYREDSEGDKKRVWLKLPPKLAPYKVAVFPLLANKPQLVELARSVYDGLRKNFMVAWDPRGNVGKRYFAQDEIGTPFCITVDFQSLEDKTVTLRDRDTMKQERVKIAELEALLVKKLA
- a CDS encoding choice-of-anchor R domain-containing protein; the protein is MEKRNGFASLTIIILVFAVSLFVVALMVLSSLNDERIARKTISSLKSIVTSESGLEDVLYRIKFAKNYSSSETFALNGGTVVTISGGGGNDVSVTSTGDISSYIRRLTARLIKNTSDVEFHYGVQVGDGGLIMENNSKVVGNVYSNGNITGLAGAQITGDAWVAGGTQSTPNQEWTTYNDDFFFGLATGSVVTAVDTAGKTGQHSSLALGSDGFARISYYDYDNSDKDLEFVRCTNVDCTAKNITVVESSGDVGQFSSLALGSDGFARISYYDNSGGNLKFVRCTNADCTAKNITTVDSTGDVGQFSSIVLDAGDLASIAYYSVSDGDLKFARCIDVDCTTNNIRAVDTADDVGTYTALVLGSDNVARISYIDQTLDDLKFARCNDNNCSSPIIAIVDAASEIAWHTSVALGTDGFARISYYDDTSDNLKFARCTNDNCSGSVLTAVDSGGDVGRYSSIKMGGDDFARITSYDGSNGSIKFVRCTDADCSTKAIAVPDTSGDTGLYTSLALGSDGFGRASYNDASGDNLNFVRCANANCTPLQSQVDIAQSFQTSTSAPINKIRLYIRKVGSPQNATVQINTNSGSDPGKNPGDVLASGTLSANLATGAYAWVDVTFATSPVLTAGTTYWLLIDTNQDNSNYWVMGIDTMNGYPYGLGKWSPSWNAGSPVWTDAGGDLNFQIFMGGIETKIDNVDIGGNAHAHRIENSTVTSSAFSTIFIDSSAVGDVFTDVLEDCSSPIGGDAAYNSISNCTVNGVTTTPTTPPADPPPQNMPISQGQIDQWKLDAASGGTYNGDFAPGSSTSLGPKVINGNLILTTNNVVLTIKGTVYVQGYIDISNGSTIQLDAGYGSLSGAVLADEWIHVANNGTFRGSGQSGSYLMLLTTSSCTGVPAGNCTDHDSAIDLLNNADGAIFYASSGLIYLHNGVSATELTSYKLQLSQTATITYQQGLANAQFSSGPGASWVIQKWREVE
- the pilM gene encoding pilus assembly protein PilM, whose product is MAILNHFEKLFKVRPSAFGCDISDHSIRLAYLKEERGSLTLAGFSAVTLQEGAVVNGTITDVPKTIAALQEALTTAKGGSIRTKYVMASLPEPQSFIRIVQLPKMASEEITQAIIWEIEANIPLPLAEVYYDWEIARHSGDDHLDILVAASPKVLVDSYAALFEKVGLKPVAFEVDALSSARSIVPPTGGEEILLIIDVAHHRTTFIIYAGSMVRFTASVSIAGKDITSSSMGVTIKALAGYARQYIDFFQTHSAHAHQLHVEVKQILVCGDFVQTPGFTAALAQEAEIAVLLANPWVNILRPPLREVPMLPFKDSLGYTTALGLALRGYHEFGGAH